One segment of Salvelinus alpinus chromosome 1, SLU_Salpinus.1, whole genome shotgun sequence DNA contains the following:
- the LOC139570828 gene encoding mannose-binding protein C-like has translation MAMSRPLTLGLCVLSLLVLPGQMEKCECQGPRGYPGPPGPAGPPGVSGGVPGLPGAPGERGLPGLPGSYELPAIDGRNVPGPPGSPGPPGPAGATDLDLEPLQDSLIKLELAVNYDFTRRVDKKYFVSHKRAGSFDDAVRFCTKRGLVLALPKNEEENTALTQVFEGALKNAWLNVDNSKEGKFQVDLKGHPLTFSKWADGEPKVPNGDRSCTMLTESGAWRVTYECSFNAYIVCEI, from the exons ATGGCGATGAGCAGACCTCTGACTTTGGGGCTCTGTGTTCTCTCCCTGCTGGTTCTGCCAGGCCAGATGGAGAAGTGTGAATGCCAGGGTCCTAGAGGGTATCCTGGCCCTCCTGGGCCTGCTGGCCCTCCTGGGGTTTCTGGAG GCGTGCCTGGACTTCCTGGtgcacctggagagagag GTCTACCTGGACTTCCTGGATCTTATGAACTTCCTGCTATAGATGGACGTAATGTCCCTGGACCTCCTGGTTCGCCTGGACCCCCGGGCCCTGCAGGAGCTACTG ACTTAGACCTGGAACCCCTGCAAGACAGCTTGATCAAACTGGAGCTGG CCGTAAACTATGACTTCACCAGAAGAGTTGACAAGAAGTACTTTGTGTCACACAAGAGAGCGGGTTCTTTTGACGATGCTGTTCGGTTCTGTACCAAGAGGGGCTTGGTGTTGGCATTGCCGAAGAACGAGGAGGAAAACACTGCTCTCACTCAGGTCTTCGAAGGGGCTTTGAAGAATGCATGGCTCAATGTTGACAACAGTAAAGAGGGGAAGTTTCAGGTGGATTTGAAAGGCCATCCCCtcaccttttccaaatgggcagaTGGGGAACCAAAAGTGCCcaatggggatagaagctgtacCATGTTGACAGAGTCAGGTGCATGGCGGGTGACATATGAGTGCTCCTTCAATGCCTATATCGTGTGTGAGATATAG